A portion of the Krasilnikovia cinnamomea genome contains these proteins:
- a CDS encoding nitroreductase family deazaflavin-dependent oxidoreductase: MAGTKTNPHRLGAVRTFNKWILNPIMRLAAGRRYWYAAALHHVGRRSGRSYTTPVVAEPVGDEFVIPLPYGANVDWLRNIRASGRATIDVYGRRYAIDDPRVVDAADALPMVRQSRREVWHRLGIDRYLRVHAAPMS; the protein is encoded by the coding sequence ATGGCCGGAACGAAGACCAACCCCCACCGTCTGGGAGCGGTACGGACATTCAACAAGTGGATCCTCAACCCGATCATGCGGCTGGCGGCCGGACGCCGCTACTGGTACGCCGCCGCCCTGCACCACGTGGGACGCCGCTCCGGACGTTCGTACACGACCCCGGTCGTGGCGGAGCCGGTGGGTGACGAGTTCGTGATCCCCCTGCCGTACGGCGCAAACGTGGACTGGCTGCGCAACATCCGCGCGTCCGGCCGGGCGACGATCGACGTGTACGGCCGCCGGTACGCGATCGACGACCCGCGGGTGGTCGATGCCGCTGACGCGTTGCCCATGGTCCGCCAGAGCCGGCGCGAGGTGTGGCACCGCCTGGGCATCGACCGGTATTTGCGCGTCCACGCCGCCCCGATGTCATAG